The Fusobacterium varium genome has a segment encoding these proteins:
- a CDS encoding SDR family NAD(P)-dependent oxidoreductase gives MFCENRLQGKLALITGATSGIGRSCAEKLAQMGVNLIITGRRANILDEIKKELEEKFNIKVCPLQLDARSPKEVDEKIDSLSNEWKNIDILINNAGLALGLDKVYNNSVEDIDAMIDTNVKGMLYMIRKIVPSMVARDLPALVVNIGSVAGDAAYAGGAVYCASKAAVKSLSDGLRIDLVDTKVKVTNIKPGLVETNFSVVRFKGDEERAGNVYKGIEALTPDNVADTVVYICNLPDNVQIPEITMTPMFQADGRTVYKK, from the coding sequence ATGTTCTGTGAAAATCGTTTACAAGGAAAATTGGCTTTAATTACAGGAGCTACAAGTGGAATTGGTAGATCTTGTGCTGAAAAACTAGCTCAAATGGGGGTTAACCTTATTATTACAGGAAGAAGAGCCAATATTTTAGATGAGATAAAAAAAGAGCTTGAGGAAAAGTTTAATATAAAAGTTTGTCCTTTACAATTAGATGCAAGATCGCCTAAAGAGGTTGATGAGAAGATTGATAGCCTATCAAATGAGTGGAAAAATATAGATATTCTTATCAATAACGCTGGACTTGCTTTAGGATTAGACAAGGTTTACAATAATAGTGTTGAAGATATAGATGCCATGATAGACACAAATGTTAAGGGTATGCTATATATGATTAGAAAGATTGTGCCTTCAATGGTTGCAAGAGATTTGCCAGCTTTAGTGGTAAATATTGGGTCTGTAGCTGGAGATGCTGCATATGCTGGTGGGGCTGTTTACTGTGCTTCAAAAGCTGCTGTTAAAAGTTTAAGTGATGGTTTGAGAATTGATTTAGTTGATACTAAAGTTAAGGTTACAAATATAAAACCAGGGCTTGTTGAGACTAATTTTAGTGTAGTTAGATTTAAAGGTGATGAGGAGAGAGCAGGTAATGTTTACAAGGGAATAGAGGCTCTTACTCCTGATAATGTTGCTGATACAGTTGTTTATATCTGTAATTTACCAGATAATGTACAAATCCCAGAGATAACAATGACACCTATGTTTCAGGCTGATGGACGTACAGTTTATAAAAAATAA
- a CDS encoding rubredoxin produces MKKYVCEVCGYVYDPTIGDVEHNIPAGTDFNDLPESWTCPPCGADKHAFSELKTHETSLDEKFICEVCGYVYDPAVGDVEHGIPVGTSFNDLPDSWTCPPCGADRHAFKKFEY; encoded by the coding sequence ATGAAAAAATATGTTTGTGAAGTTTGTGGATATGTTTATGATCCTACTATTGGTGATGTAGAGCACAATATTCCTGCTGGTACTGATTTTAATGATCTGCCTGAATCTTGGACTTGCCCTCCTTGTGGTGCTGATAAACATGCTTTTAGTGAGTTAAAAACACATGAAACTTCTTTAGATGAAAAATTTATTTGTGAAGTTTGTGGATATGTTTATGATCCTGCTGTTGGTGATGTTGAACACGGTATTCCAGTTGGTACTTCTTTTAATGATCTACCTGATTCTTGGACTTGCCCTCCTTGTGGTGCTGATAGACACGCTTTCAAAAAATTTGAATATTAA
- a CDS encoding shikimate kinase — protein sequence MKDNIALIGFMGSGKSTIGRVLAKFLDMKFVDIDRLIAAREKKTIPEIFAEKGEAYFRKLERDIVYEESLENNIVIATGGGVIIDNENIKALRETSYVVYLDCTIDCIYDRVKNSKTRPLLNVENMYDKIKDLHSKREILYKISADFTVKIDKSSNMYDTAEKIKQAYIYGN from the coding sequence ATGAAAGATAATATAGCATTAATCGGCTTCATGGGAAGTGGTAAAAGTACTATTGGTAGAGTTCTTGCCAAATTTTTAGATATGAAATTTGTTGATATAGATAGATTGATTGCAGCAAGAGAGAAAAAAACAATACCAGAAATTTTTGCTGAAAAAGGTGAGGCATACTTTAGAAAACTTGAAAGAGATATTGTATATGAAGAATCTCTTGAAAATAACATAGTTATTGCCACTGGTGGCGGAGTGATTATTGACAACGAAAATATAAAGGCTCTTAGAGAAACTTCCTATGTTGTATATCTTGATTGTACAATAGATTGTATCTATGATAGGGTTAAAAATAGCAAAACTAGACCTTTATTGAATGTTGAAAATATGTATGATAAAATTAAAGATCTACACAGTAAAAGGGAGATTTTATATAAAATATCTGCTGATTTTACTGTTAAAATAGATAAAAGTAGTAATATGTATGATACTGCTGAAAAAATTAAACAAGCATATATTTATGGTAATTAA
- a CDS encoding asparaginase, translating to MLDKVLIINTGGTIGMVNSEKNDPSSPLRPANDWNEIAKEHPILEKFPTDYYQFSPLIDSSDMSPKVWIQIAEIIERNYDNYRGFVVLHGTDTMAFTASALSFILKNLDKPVVLTGSQVPLQFPRSDALQNLITAIQIAGNEIYGIKLVPEVSIFFRDTLMRGNRSRKIDATNYFGFSSPNYPAIGEAGGDIRIIKDRILKRPVNKKFYIDPKMDSRVIVLELFPGLNPAYLKTIFENTNEIKGVILKTFGNGNAPTSQEFLDVLKYISSKGIVIVDITQCTKGFVKMGLYEASAKLTDAGVISGVDLTPEAAVTKLMYLIGKGYDYENITKLMQIDMCGEQTISQYNFIFENISDLPTDHIELQVDIPETLKEEDLYEAVVRVKNITKEFPDRDLDVTVTIEGENQLKDKSLFKINNRIRKIIGAEKKNLHTIFNHTIKSIIDENDKIKIKIQCDTRIIWKKINFSVYSECIK from the coding sequence ATGTTAGATAAAGTCTTAATTATTAATACAGGTGGAACAATAGGAATGGTAAATAGTGAGAAAAACGACCCATCAAGTCCTTTGAGACCAGCAAATGATTGGAACGAGATAGCAAAAGAACACCCAATTTTAGAGAAATTCCCAACAGATTACTATCAATTTTCACCTTTGATAGATTCATCAGATATGTCACCAAAAGTGTGGATACAAATTGCTGAAATTATTGAAAGAAACTATGATAATTACAGAGGATTTGTAGTTTTACATGGAACAGACACAATGGCATTTACTGCCTCAGCACTTTCATTTATACTTAAAAATTTAGATAAACCAGTGGTACTTACAGGATCACAAGTTCCACTTCAATTTCCAAGAAGTGACGCTCTTCAAAACCTAATTACAGCTATCCAAATAGCAGGAAATGAGATTTACGGGATAAAACTTGTGCCAGAGGTTTCAATCTTCTTTAGAGACACATTGATGAGAGGAAATAGATCTAGGAAGATAGATGCCACTAACTATTTTGGATTCTCATCACCTAACTATCCAGCTATTGGAGAGGCTGGGGGAGATATTAGAATAATTAAAGATAGAATTTTGAAAAGACCAGTAAACAAAAAGTTCTATATAGATCCAAAAATGGACAGCAGAGTTATTGTCCTTGAGCTATTCCCCGGGTTAAATCCAGCATATTTAAAGACAATTTTTGAAAATACAAATGAGATAAAGGGAGTTATACTTAAAACTTTTGGAAATGGTAATGCTCCTACAAGTCAAGAGTTTTTAGATGTATTAAAGTATATCTCATCTAAAGGGATAGTTATTGTTGATATAACTCAATGTACTAAAGGTTTTGTAAAAATGGGGTTGTATGAGGCAAGTGCAAAACTTACAGATGCTGGGGTTATAAGTGGGGTGGATTTGACACCAGAAGCAGCAGTTACAAAGCTGATGTACCTTATAGGTAAAGGTTATGATTATGAAAATATCACAAAATTAATGCAGATTGATATGTGTGGAGAGCAGACAATCAGCCAATACAACTTTATATTTGAAAATATATCAGATCTTCCAACAGATCATATTGAGTTACAGGTGGATATTCCTGAAACATTAAAAGAGGAGGATCTTTATGAAGCTGTGGTGAGGGTAAAAAATATTACTAAAGAGTTTCCAGATAGGGATTTAGATGTAACTGTGACTATTGAGGGAGAAAATCAGTTAAAAGATAAGAGCCTATTTAAGATAAATAATAGAATTAGAAAGATAATAGGAGCAGAAAAAAAGAATCTGCATACTATTTTTAATCATACTATAAAATCTATTATTGATGAAAATGATAAGATAAAGATAAAAATTCAATGTGATACAAGAATAATTTGGAAAAAAATTAACTTTTCTGTTTACTCTGAGTGCATAAAATGA